The nucleotide window CCTCTCCTCGTCGCTgtgaccccctcccctccagcccctgcacccccctctccccgtctctgtaCCAGCTCTCCTCCGGCCCCTACACCCCGTCTCCCCGTCTCTGTAAACCCATCCCCTCCGGTCGCGGTTGGTTTTAAGTCGCGGTCTGGTTTCACGGTCTGTTCGTAGGAGAATAGAGGTTCTACTGGTCGAGAATGATACCAAGACTACGGAGGGGTCGGAACAGTTCATCGTTGCGGAGATGGTGCTCAGACATCCCAAATACGACTACTACACAATGGACAACGACATCATGTTGATCAAACTGTCCCAACCTGCCGCCATAAACAGCTATGCGGACGCCGTTTCCCTGCAGACCGGCGAGATGTGTCTCATCTccggctgaggggggggggggggcgtaacaGGGACCCGGTTGAGACTCTGGGactggtgatggggggggggaggggggataggggacggaagacggagagagagaatgggaggggTGTGTTTGTGAAGGATCAACAGCGACACACATAGTGAAAGATCAATCTTTAAACCATTAGCAATCTtgaacatttaaactgccagTCATTCACTTCCAGCTCGGCGTGGATTGTGAGAGCCGCCTAAACTTgttagtgtaaagggcctgttccacgggtGTAGGGGCCGGAAGGGAGGGGGGTTACAGAAACGTGGAGAGGGTTTCATCTCTCACCTTTAACCCACAAGCGTTTCGCGGCGACCAGCTTCAGTGTTTGGACGCCCCGGTTATGAGTGAAGTGGACTGTCATGGCTCCTACCCAGGAATGATCACTGACAACATGATGTGTGTCGGCTACAAGGGGAGAGGCCGCGACTCCTGCCAGGTACAGACCCCCTCTCTCCACGTCGCTGTAACATCCTCCCCTCCCCGTCACTGTAACCCCCTCCTCTACGGCCCCTACATCCCCTCCTTCCGTCTCCGTTACACCCTCCCGTCCTACCCCgacacccccactccccctctgtgTAACCCTCTCCCGTCCGGCCCTTACACACCACGACCCCACCCCCATCGACTctgtaaccccctcccctccggcCCCTACactcctctccctgtctctgtaacCCCTCCCTTCCGGCTCCTACACCCGCTCTCCCcgcctctgtaactccctccctTTCCCATCCTTTCTCCCCTCTCGTTCAcccgacagcgcggaaacaaatcCTTAGGCCcaccaaagatgttgccaggaccagagagtgtgagctataaggagagcttAAGTTGGATGGGActctattccgtggagcgcaggagaatgaggggtgaccttatagaggtgataAAATCatttgaggaatagatcggggagagATCacgggagtctcttgcccagagtaggggaatcgaggaccagaggacattagttCAAGGtgcaggggggaagatttaataggaacctgaggggcaacgtttccacacaggtgagtgtatggaacgagctgccggatgaggtcgttgaggcagcgaccattccaacgtttaagagatatttagacaggtgCCTTGACAGGGCCGGTTTGGAGGGCTATGCGCCAAAcgcggccaggtgggactagtgtagcccggTGTGGGAAAGCATGTatcccggtgtgggaaagttgggccgaagggcctttttccacgctgtatccctctatgactaATTAACCTCCTCTCACGTCTGCTCTTGTGACAGACTGATCCTGGCGGACCAGTGGTGTGTAACGgagtgctccagggaatagaatcGGGGGGCACGTGTGTGAGGTCGTTTGAGCATCCCGGCTTCTACACTCGCGTCTGTCATTACGTCTACTGGATCCACAGCACCATCGCTGCGAACTGAGCCGTGTCCATGGAGGCCGCGCCCTTTAGCCCACCTCCGTTCAATGGACCATCATTGAAGATCATCACGAGATAATCACGTTTACGCCTATTTCTTTCACATTACCGACAATTTCCCCAGGAGCAAACgatggaaacccacgcggtgacaAGGAGAACGAGCAGTTCCCAACTCCGGGAAATTGCCTGTCCATCCCCCTCCCACTACGCTTCACCGCCCTGGGCGCTGTCCCACTAACTCCTTAATATAAAGGTATTTGCCCTCATTGCCAGGATCCTCTCTAGTCGTCAATGGATTGGCCCGTACCAGCTGGGACATATTGACCCTCATATCCCTTGGGATTTTAGCTTTAACCAACACACGTGGGTCTTCGGGGTCGAGTTGGTGAATTTTAATCGTTTCCGCTAACTGCCCCCTCAATTCTGAATGTCTACGAGTAACTCACTTTGAGGGTAGCGATCACATAATGCTCTACTTCTCCCCTGGGGCGAAGGTGGCATCAATGATGCTAATCAGTGTCATGTGAGGCCGGACGGGGTCGTCAGTATTCGGTGGTTCCCATTGTTTGAGCTCAATCGGTGGTATGTCTGCAAACATGGCTGTCCTAAATTCTCCTATATACTGGGGTGTTTCCGCATGTGAACTTCTCGCGTCTGCACCTCCCTGCATGGGcgtaaatcccggggggggggggggcggggggacacgtcccctccatgtttcggAGAGGTGGGGGcaacccacctcccccccccccccccccccccccccccccgcatgttttgtaatccggattttgaaattcggtgaaaaaaactattaaaaatcgggactgatgatcgagggcgcagattggacgagagagacgtggggCTGCAGGCAATGGGGGGGCGGTACATGATGATTCAGGGCGATgattgggggagggaggtgtcggtcaaagGTGGGAGTAGTGGATGGGACTGAGGATACAGTACGGTGATTGGTGGAGAGAGGCGTAGGTCAGATGCGGAAGTAGGGGAATGAGACTGAGGATAGTCGGGGGGTGAGACTGAGGTGATTGGAGGTGGGAGACGTCCTggtagagcaaagatcatagagcggagcttgaataggcccgt belongs to Amblyraja radiata isolate CabotCenter1 chromosome 40, sAmbRad1.1.pri, whole genome shotgun sequence and includes:
- the LOC116967564 gene encoding trypsin-like gives rise to the protein MGNRHVVLKVASKDIPTVGNVRVEAKRIGFAARVLRPRSPLRTRPDIKLCLAVNELSNSYNKNGNHAIKQRIEVLLVENDTKTTEGSEQFIVAEMVLRHPKYDYYTMDNDIMLIKLSQPAAINSYADAVSLQTAFRGDQLQCLDAPVMSEVDCHGSYPGMITDNMMCVGYKGRGRDSCQTDPGGPVVCNGVLQGIESGGTCVRSFEHPGFYTRVCHYVYWIHSTIAAN